One Pseudoalteromonas undina genomic region harbors:
- a CDS encoding DUF4145 domain-containing protein: MINIGRNGIQIDQEPNSCPVCNHLVSPNRTEIFKEINTENSNWSRYLEGLYECPSLKCGHLFLAHFERKSKSKGARDGYFTYTHSTPNLFKTVEFDERIATISPSFVEIFNQSTNAEQAGLSEVCGMGYRKALEFLIKDYCVSSQTDDAEKIRKMMLMQCINQYITDINVKECATRAVWLGNDETHYQRKWKDKDIGDLKLLINLVIHWVVSSLMTQEYMQSMQRT, from the coding sequence ATGATTAATATTGGTAGAAATGGCATCCAAATAGATCAAGAGCCAAACAGTTGTCCTGTTTGCAATCATTTAGTATCTCCAAACAGAACTGAGATATTTAAAGAAATTAATACAGAGAATTCGAATTGGAGTCGATATTTAGAGGGACTATACGAATGTCCATCACTTAAATGTGGGCATCTGTTTCTTGCTCACTTTGAGAGAAAGTCTAAAAGTAAAGGTGCAAGAGATGGCTATTTTACTTATACGCATTCGACACCTAATCTCTTTAAAACAGTTGAGTTTGATGAAAGAATAGCCACTATATCCCCAAGTTTTGTTGAAATATTCAACCAATCAACAAATGCAGAGCAAGCTGGGTTGAGTGAAGTTTGTGGTATGGGCTATCGAAAAGCACTTGAGTTCCTGATAAAAGATTACTGTGTATCATCACAAACTGATGATGCTGAAAAGATCAGGAAAATGATGTTGATGCAATGCATTAATCAATATATCACTGACATAAATGTCAAAGAATGTGCCACTCGTGCAGTTTGGTTGGGCAACGATGAAACACACTATCAACGCAAGTGGAAAGACAAAGATATTGGTGATCTTAAACTGTTGATCAACTTAGTAATTCACTGGGTCGTTAGCAGCCTAATGACTCAAGAGTATATGCAGTCGATGCAACGAACATAA
- the dkgB gene encoding 2,5-didehydrogluconate reductase DkgB: protein MTQRVIEMPDLGMGTFRLEGKTAYESVKMALEVGFRHIDTAQIYGNEEQVGQAIKDSNIPREELFITTKVWNNKLNKADFVDSVKTSLEKLQLDYVDLLLIHWPAPVNNEPMSEYLTELLLTKKLGLTKHIGVSNFTIANLNEAMQTLDPREIFTNQIEVHPYLTNTKLRAFCDQHKIHVTAYMPFVVGKVLTDQTIIDIANKHDATPAQVVIAWENANGMTTIPSSTKRKNLEDNFNDKVKLDDEDIARIDGLDCNDRQATPDFAPQWDQ, encoded by the coding sequence ATGACACAACGTGTAATTGAAATGCCAGATTTAGGTATGGGTACTTTTCGTTTAGAAGGTAAAACAGCTTATGAATCTGTAAAAATGGCGTTAGAAGTTGGATTTCGCCACATTGATACCGCGCAAATATATGGCAATGAAGAGCAAGTTGGCCAAGCAATTAAAGACAGCAATATTCCTCGTGAAGAATTATTTATAACCACCAAAGTATGGAATAACAAGCTCAACAAAGCTGACTTTGTTGACAGTGTTAAAACATCTTTAGAGAAGCTACAGCTTGATTATGTCGACTTATTGTTAATTCATTGGCCAGCACCGGTAAATAATGAACCCATGAGTGAATATTTAACCGAGCTGCTATTAACAAAAAAGCTGGGATTAACTAAACATATTGGTGTATCTAACTTCACCATTGCCAACTTAAATGAGGCAATGCAAACCTTAGATCCTCGCGAAATATTCACTAATCAAATTGAGGTACATCCATATTTAACCAACACTAAACTGCGCGCTTTTTGCGATCAACATAAAATTCATGTTACCGCCTATATGCCATTTGTTGTGGGTAAGGTATTAACAGATCAAACCATTATTGATATTGCTAACAAGCACGATGCAACGCCAGCGCAAGTGGTTATTGCATGGGAAAATGCCAATGGCATGACCACCATTCCATCATCGACTAAGCGTAAAAACTTAGAAGATAACTTTAACGACAAAGTTAAACTTGATGATGAAGATATAGCGCGAATTGATGGCCTTGATTGCAACGACCGCCAAGCAACGCCCGACTTTGCACCACAGTGGGATCAATAA
- a CDS encoding DUF3015 family protein — protein sequence MIKRCLTAAVLVSAFVSMPSQAKSGINPWQQCGIGAMVFPDNGVAAAISNIIWDLGTTAVSSNISSVESCEGANVKTAQFIQQTFPVLEQEIAQGEGEYISAMLNVRGCDVTAHQQIITSVRSDYANAPIDNAQAFYELVEGKITTNFSSQCAAI from the coding sequence ATGATAAAAAGATGTTTAACTGCTGCGGTATTAGTAAGCGCGTTCGTTTCAATGCCGTCACAAGCAAAAAGTGGCATCAACCCATGGCAACAATGTGGTATTGGTGCAATGGTTTTCCCAGACAATGGCGTTGCGGCAGCAATTTCTAATATTATTTGGGATTTAGGAACAACCGCGGTATCGTCTAACATTTCTTCAGTAGAGAGCTGTGAAGGCGCTAACGTAAAAACAGCACAGTTTATTCAACAAACTTTTCCTGTATTAGAACAAGAAATAGCACAGGGTGAAGGCGAGTATATCTCTGCAATGCTTAACGTACGTGGTTGTGATGTAACTGCTCATCAACAAATTATCACTTCGGTACGCAGCGATTACGCAAACGCACCAATAGACAATGCACAAGCATTTTATGAATTAGTTGAAGGTAAAATTACAACTAACTTTTCATCTCAATGCGCTGCAATCTAA
- a CDS encoding LysR family transcriptional regulator — MPVQAKTEDLEMFITIVDCGSFSGAASLLDLNVAKVSRALSRLENRLNCTLLNRTTRRLELTEEGHIYIEYARKALNTLLLGEETIKLLKQAPSGHLRIDAASPFVLHQLAPLVNEFKKQYQQITLDITSHDNIIDLLERKTDLAIRIGDLKDSNLHARKLGQSKLKLVASADYLKNAPPLQQVLDLKNHNLIGFSEPNTLNQWPLKHEQSLHFDLRASSGETIRHLCIADQGIALLSQFMIAEDLAKKRLIEVLPHSVSSPNNRESIYGVYYKNGAVSSRIVAFLDFIQPRLSL, encoded by the coding sequence ATGCCTGTTCAAGCTAAAACTGAAGATCTAGAAATGTTTATTACCATTGTTGATTGTGGCAGTTTTTCCGGTGCGGCTAGTTTACTTGATTTAAATGTAGCTAAGGTTTCAAGAGCGCTATCTCGCCTCGAAAACAGGCTAAACTGCACATTACTAAACAGAACAACTCGGCGCTTAGAACTGACCGAGGAAGGGCATATATACATAGAATATGCGCGAAAGGCTTTAAACACGCTGCTCTTAGGGGAAGAAACAATAAAGCTACTTAAGCAAGCACCTAGCGGGCACTTGCGTATAGATGCAGCAAGCCCTTTTGTTTTACATCAACTAGCGCCACTAGTTAATGAATTTAAAAAGCAATACCAGCAAATCACGCTCGATATTACCTCACACGACAATATTATTGATTTACTTGAGCGCAAAACAGATTTAGCTATTCGCATTGGAGACTTAAAAGATTCAAACCTGCATGCGAGAAAATTAGGCCAAAGTAAATTAAAATTGGTCGCAAGCGCTGATTATTTAAAAAATGCGCCACCGTTACAGCAAGTTTTAGATCTTAAAAACCATAACCTAATTGGCTTCAGTGAGCCCAATACTCTTAATCAATGGCCCTTGAAGCATGAGCAATCACTGCACTTTGATTTAAGGGCTAGCAGCGGCGAAACCATTAGGCATTTATGTATTGCTGATCAAGGCATAGCACTTCTCTCACAATTTATGATTGCAGAAGATTTAGCCAAAAAACGATTAATAGAAGTTTTACCCCACAGCGTGAGTAGCCCAAATAATCGAGAATCTATTTATGGCGTTTATTACAAAAATGGGGCGGTTTCTTCCCGTATCGTTGCATTTTTAGATTTTATACAACCGCGACTAAGTTTATAA
- the dapA gene encoding 4-hydroxy-tetrahydrodipicolinate synthase, with protein sequence MRTLEQIKQASLITAIKTPYLANGEIDLAKYDELVEIQIAAGVDGIVVGGTTGEGQLMNWEEHLMLIAHSANKFGDKLLIVGNTGSNNTREAIKATKYGFASGMHASLQINPYYGRTSIAGVKEHFKRVLDIGPAFIYNVAGRTGQDLTPDIIEPLAQHEHFIGVKECGGNERIAHYEQQGIACWSGNDDEAHDARHIHKAHGVISVTSNLIPGLFRQLMDSKNDALNNSLQPLMNWLFCEPNPIAINTAMIMTGAVNPVFRMPYVPLNDEQQQQGETLINQLNEQDFVGSRAQCVDISKVLILS encoded by the coding sequence ATGCGCACCCTAGAACAAATTAAACAAGCAAGCCTTATTACTGCAATTAAAACACCTTACTTAGCCAATGGTGAGATCGATCTTGCAAAGTATGATGAACTCGTTGAAATACAAATTGCAGCGGGTGTTGACGGCATAGTTGTTGGTGGCACCACCGGTGAAGGCCAGTTAATGAACTGGGAAGAGCACTTAATGCTAATTGCGCACAGTGCCAATAAATTTGGTGATAAATTACTGATTGTAGGCAACACCGGAAGTAATAATACGCGCGAAGCAATTAAGGCAACTAAATATGGTTTTGCCAGCGGCATGCATGCCTCATTGCAAATTAACCCTTACTACGGGCGCACATCAATTGCCGGTGTTAAAGAACACTTTAAACGTGTGCTTGATATTGGTCCGGCGTTTATTTACAACGTAGCAGGGCGCACAGGTCAAGACCTCACCCCTGATATTATTGAACCACTAGCACAGCATGAGCACTTTATTGGTGTTAAAGAATGTGGTGGCAATGAGCGTATAGCGCACTATGAACAACAAGGTATTGCGTGTTGGTCTGGGAATGATGACGAAGCACACGATGCACGCCATATCCATAAAGCACATGGTGTTATTTCAGTTACGTCTAACCTGATCCCAGGGTTGTTCCGTCAATTAATGGATAGTAAAAATGATGCGCTTAATAACTCATTACAACCATTAATGAACTGGCTGTTTTGCGAGCCAAACCCAATTGCCATTAACACCGCGATGATCATGACAGGTGCGGTTAACCCCGTTTTTAGAATGCCTTACGTGCCGCTCAACGATGAGCAACAGCAACAAGGTGAAACGCTAATTAATCAGCTTAATGAGCAAGATTTTGTCGGTAGCCGAGCGCAGTGTGTGGATATTAGTAAAGTTTTGATTTTATCTTAA
- a CDS encoding DUF6058 family natural product biosynthesis protein produces the protein MRLSDYLSTHFYHTDELCQALNIDTETLEDWQAQSIFPKPSYCIKNQMSCSSYSGLYECEEYDDYYPRGCVNWGQGLVKQKIESSNQAFNLFAQHYTQCLAKLAQQGFIFNEELFGCEIEEHLQQVWQQFLCSKYGVLTQNGLIDEIVAVDIGRLSVDDITELRSKASLDKDERTRIHPAMKLLNKALSHGADHEKQLTLRSRYIDALILKYDLSIK, from the coding sequence ATGCGTTTATCTGACTATTTAAGCACTCACTTTTATCACACTGATGAGTTATGCCAAGCACTCAACATAGACACTGAAACTCTTGAAGATTGGCAAGCTCAAAGCATTTTTCCTAAGCCAAGTTATTGCATTAAAAACCAGATGAGTTGCAGCTCTTATTCAGGGTTATATGAATGTGAAGAATACGACGATTATTACCCCCGTGGCTGTGTAAACTGGGGTCAAGGATTAGTTAAGCAAAAAATTGAGTCATCTAACCAGGCTTTTAATCTGTTTGCCCAGCACTATACCCAATGTTTGGCAAAGCTTGCACAGCAAGGCTTTATATTTAACGAAGAATTGTTTGGCTGTGAAATAGAAGAGCATTTACAGCAAGTGTGGCAACAATTTTTATGCAGTAAATATGGGGTGCTCACCCAAAACGGCTTAATTGATGAAATTGTGGCTGTGGATATTGGCAGATTATCAGTAGACGATATAACCGAACTGCGCAGCAAAGCCAGTTTAGATAAAGATGAGCGCACCCGTATTCACCCTGCCATGAAGCTTTTAAATAAAGCCCTTAGCCATGGCGCCGATCACGAAAAGCAACTCACATTACGTAGCCGCTATATTGATGCCCTTATTTTAAAATACGACTTATCGATTAAATAA
- a CDS encoding DUF4105 domain-containing protein, with translation MKPLFYLISVFLLISFSSSATQSISVLAKHPIWLKLGHYKNQPTTISYITNASFFIADNGRDDPVAELKATIHAFNNQPLMQCRYPSRYQWLKEQGLTFSMPAAECPKLQQWREQQAIHSVSLVFASGYMSNPASLYGHLLLKLNRSTESKNKLLDYSINYGAHVPDNENGLVYILKGLFGGYKAGFSDQLFYRHQHNYGEIELRDLWEYTLNLNERDVAFIANHLWEILGTEFDYYFADENCAFHLAQIVELIIGDQLTSESSPWVIPATIFSRLNSATYQEQSAVKNITFTPSRDTVFSKYVQSLSEKELSFAKQIFAESAVLKNESFLALPVQSQKAIIGALFELVQVKQIQKQTPVKISELKDALIKARLKLPMGENKVRFQFNQQPPHKGQKPSNSSISTMHTAEQTQYTVGFRLSYFDTLASDIARIPFSNLEMLDTELMFTDGETYINKIHLLDLESFNPSQLSWANESKWSWKINVGFDRQPALCRTCKRSFVMGGAGQAWQFSSNTLAYSLVNGYLGDLAKNSHFYDSSVEMGIITGTDSGIKLRASYEKSFLNAKNPAQTKLELAVPINQDIDIRLAVTHANSAMWQLKLNYYWQ, from the coding sequence ATGAAACCTTTATTTTATTTAATTAGCGTTTTTTTATTAATATCTTTCTCAAGTTCTGCCACGCAATCTATCTCTGTTTTAGCAAAACACCCAATATGGTTGAAATTAGGGCATTACAAAAATCAACCAACTACTATTAGTTATATTACTAACGCATCCTTTTTTATTGCAGATAACGGACGTGATGATCCTGTTGCCGAATTAAAAGCAACAATCCATGCTTTTAATAACCAGCCCTTAATGCAATGTCGCTACCCTTCTCGTTATCAATGGCTTAAAGAGCAAGGTTTAACCTTTTCAATGCCAGCTGCAGAGTGTCCAAAGTTACAGCAATGGCGAGAGCAGCAAGCAATTCACTCTGTTAGTTTAGTATTTGCCTCTGGTTATATGAGTAACCCCGCATCGTTATATGGTCATTTATTACTTAAACTTAATCGCTCAACCGAATCAAAAAACAAATTATTAGATTACAGTATTAACTATGGCGCACATGTTCCTGACAATGAAAACGGCTTAGTTTATATTCTTAAAGGCTTATTTGGTGGTTATAAAGCTGGTTTTTCAGATCAACTATTTTACCGCCACCAGCATAATTACGGCGAAATAGAGTTAAGAGACTTATGGGAATATACCCTAAATCTAAACGAGCGCGATGTAGCTTTTATTGCTAATCACTTATGGGAGATTTTAGGCACTGAATTTGATTATTACTTTGCCGATGAAAACTGCGCGTTTCATCTCGCACAAATTGTTGAGTTGATTATTGGCGATCAACTAACTAGCGAAAGCTCTCCTTGGGTAATACCTGCCACTATTTTTTCAAGGTTAAACTCGGCCACTTACCAAGAGCAATCAGCGGTTAAAAACATCACATTTACTCCCTCGCGCGACACTGTATTTTCAAAATATGTGCAATCTTTAAGTGAAAAAGAGCTCAGCTTTGCTAAACAAATTTTTGCCGAATCAGCAGTACTTAAAAACGAATCGTTTTTAGCTTTGCCAGTGCAGTCACAAAAAGCCATTATTGGAGCTCTATTTGAACTTGTACAAGTGAAACAAATTCAAAAACAAACTCCTGTAAAAATAAGTGAGTTAAAAGATGCGCTAATCAAAGCGCGCTTAAAGCTGCCAATGGGCGAAAACAAAGTTAGATTTCAATTTAACCAGCAGCCACCACATAAAGGCCAAAAGCCCTCTAACAGCTCAATTTCTACGATGCACACGGCTGAGCAAACACAGTACACTGTGGGTTTTAGGCTGAGCTATTTTGATACCCTTGCCTCTGATATTGCCCGCATTCCATTTTCTAATTTAGAAATGTTAGATACCGAACTGATGTTTACAGATGGCGAAACTTACATAAACAAAATTCATTTATTAGATTTGGAGTCATTCAATCCAAGCCAATTGTCTTGGGCTAATGAATCTAAGTGGTCGTGGAAAATCAATGTGGGATTCGACAGACAACCAGCACTGTGCAGAACCTGTAAACGTAGTTTTGTTATGGGGGGAGCCGGACAAGCTTGGCAATTTAGCAGCAACACCTTAGCCTATAGCTTAGTTAATGGTTACTTGGGTGATTTAGCTAAAAATAGCCACTTTTATGATTCGTCGGTAGAGATGGGGATTATTACCGGTACTGACTCAGGTATTAAACTCAGAGCATCCTATGAAAAGTCATTCTTAAATGCTAAAAACCCTGCGCAAACCAAACTAGAACTGGCAGTGCCTATTAACCAAGATATTGATATTAGATTGGCGGTCACTCACGCTAATTCAGCTATGTGGCAGCTTAAACTCAACTACTATTGGCAATAA
- a CDS encoding putative quinol monooxygenase has protein sequence MLTVIATLSSENSDAERLLTELENLQQSSRQEVGCLRYELSVKNDAEQTSYLVSEQWASNEHFEAHKNAPHFKAFGDAVGEFITSINIDVYKTIG, from the coding sequence ATGTTAACGGTAATTGCTACACTATCGAGTGAAAATAGCGATGCAGAGCGTCTATTAACCGAGCTCGAAAACTTACAACAGTCCTCGCGCCAAGAAGTAGGCTGCCTGCGTTACGAGCTATCAGTTAAAAACGATGCTGAGCAAACTAGCTATTTAGTGAGTGAGCAATGGGCGTCTAATGAGCATTTTGAAGCCCATAAAAACGCACCACACTTTAAAGCGTTTGGTGATGCAGTAGGTGAATTTATTACCTCTATTAATATTGATGTGTATAAAACTATCGGTTAA
- a CDS encoding MFS transporter, with protein sequence MPLALWALTLSAFAIGTTEFVIVGLVPTIANDLGVSLPSAGLLVSLYAVGVAIGAPVLTALTGRWNRKVVLISLMGLFVMGNLLAWQAPSYETLILARILTGLAHGVFFSIGSMIATSLVSKDKEASAIAIMFTGLTVALVTGVPLGTWIGQHFGWRATFLVVSALGLIALIGSAILVPKNLKQSIPATFKEQLQVIVKPRLLLVYLMTILGYGGTFTAFTYLAPILEQQTGFAPSAIGLIMLVYGVSVAVGNIWGGKLADKRGPISALSIIFSALTIILLAFTFTMESKVAAVLTILIWGAFAFGNVPGLQLYVVKQAKKHTPNAVDVASGLNIAAFNIGIALGSVTGGLVVEHMELKDTAWIGAVVSLLALIVTRYSGRLDKHNVQAK encoded by the coding sequence ATGCCATTGGCTTTATGGGCGCTTACCTTAAGCGCATTTGCAATTGGAACAACCGAGTTTGTTATAGTGGGTTTAGTGCCAACTATTGCAAACGATTTAGGCGTGAGCTTACCATCAGCAGGCTTACTAGTGAGCTTATATGCAGTTGGTGTAGCTATTGGCGCACCGGTACTCACTGCATTAACGGGTCGCTGGAACCGAAAAGTGGTACTTATAAGTCTTATGGGCTTATTTGTTATGGGTAATTTATTAGCTTGGCAAGCGCCGAGTTACGAAACACTAATACTGGCACGTATACTAACAGGCTTAGCTCACGGTGTATTTTTCTCTATTGGCTCAATGATAGCAACAAGCTTAGTAAGTAAAGACAAAGAGGCGAGCGCTATCGCAATTATGTTTACCGGCCTTACGGTAGCGCTTGTAACGGGTGTGCCATTAGGAACATGGATTGGCCAGCACTTTGGCTGGCGTGCAACGTTTTTAGTGGTTTCGGCATTAGGTTTAATTGCGCTAATTGGCAGCGCTATTTTAGTACCAAAAAACTTAAAGCAGTCTATTCCGGCGACGTTTAAAGAGCAGCTACAGGTTATTGTTAAGCCGCGCTTATTGCTCGTTTATTTAATGACTATATTAGGCTACGGCGGAACGTTCACCGCGTTTACTTATTTAGCGCCTATATTAGAGCAGCAAACTGGCTTTGCACCATCCGCTATTGGTTTAATAATGCTGGTTTATGGTGTGTCGGTAGCTGTTGGTAATATATGGGGCGGAAAATTAGCCGACAAGCGAGGCCCAATTAGTGCACTGAGTATTATATTTAGCGCGTTAACAATTATTTTATTGGCTTTCACCTTTACTATGGAATCAAAAGTAGCCGCAGTGCTGACTATTTTAATATGGGGGGCATTTGCATTTGGTAATGTACCAGGATTGCAGCTTTATGTAGTAAAACAGGCAAAAAAGCACACTCCTAATGCGGTAGATGTAGCATCGGGCTTAAACATCGCGGCGTTTAACATTGGAATAGCCTTAGGCTCTGTTACAGGGGGGCTTGTAGTCGAGCATATGGAACTAAAAGATACCGCATGGATTGGGGCCGTTGTTTCATTACTGGCTTTAATAGTCACTCGATACAGTGGCAGGCTAGATAAACATAATGTTCAGGCTAAATAA
- a CDS encoding GGDEF domain-containing protein, producing MPLHQLDDNRVTDYSADYFLSGALVTNADNVIVYVNTYFKKELHWHCNELIGKYIDKILTKSSKIFLQSYVLPTLIHEKKCQEMQLIMLSAQGERMAVTVNAQLDEKGFIYWSFFNATQRDKLYDELIKTREKLEAQTERLQSLASTDELTSLLNRREMDYRSVLLLEQAKRTHRSVALLVIDIDDFKQINDTYGHLEGDRVLKELGQCLKKISRQTDLVARYGGEEFLIMLPDTHSADTLIFCQRLHQLIAEIKVGSEGLTVSVGACMSDSNSTFTELFKHADNAVYQAKANGKNTTYMHS from the coding sequence ATGCCACTGCATCAATTAGATGATAATAGAGTTACAGATTACTCTGCTGATTACTTTTTAAGTGGCGCATTGGTGACCAATGCGGATAACGTAATTGTTTATGTAAATACTTATTTTAAAAAGGAACTACACTGGCATTGCAATGAACTTATTGGCAAGTATATTGACAAAATCCTAACTAAATCTTCAAAAATATTTTTACAAAGTTATGTGCTTCCTACCTTAATACACGAAAAAAAATGCCAAGAAATGCAGTTAATTATGCTCAGTGCTCAGGGGGAGCGAATGGCGGTTACCGTTAATGCTCAGCTTGACGAAAAGGGGTTTATATACTGGAGCTTTTTTAATGCTACGCAGCGAGATAAACTCTACGATGAGTTGATAAAAACACGGGAAAAGCTAGAAGCACAAACTGAGCGCTTGCAATCTTTAGCGTCTACCGATGAGCTAACATCGCTATTAAACAGGCGTGAAATGGATTACCGCAGTGTTTTATTACTCGAACAAGCAAAAAGAACACACCGCTCAGTTGCACTATTAGTGATTGATATTGATGATTTTAAACAGATCAACGATACATATGGTCATTTAGAGGGCGATAGGGTGCTAAAAGAACTAGGCCAATGTCTTAAAAAAATAAGCAGACAAACTGATTTAGTTGCACGCTATGGTGGGGAAGAGTTTTTAATTATGCTGCCCGACACCCATAGTGCAGATACCTTAATATTTTGCCAAAGACTACACCAATTAATTGCTGAAATAAAAGTGGGCAGTGAAGGGCTAACAGTCAGTGTAGGTGCATGTATGAGTGATAGTAACAGCACGTTTACAGAGCTGTTTAAGCATGCTGATAACGCTGTTTATCAGGCTAAGGCAAACGGCAAAAACACCACTTACATGCATTCTTAA
- a CDS encoding metal-dependent hydrolase gives MDSLTQVALGSAVGYAVLGNKVGRKAVAWGAILGTLPDLDVFLPYGGSVEAFTYHRGFSHSLFVHLLISPLIVWLILKIHTGMQAYKARWFWLVFLCLSTHALLDSLTVYGTQLMWPLSEYPFGVSSMFIIDPLYTLPLLIGLAFTLLPKISTSKAYKINAITLSLSTAYLCLAFVFKLNIDDKVKTALNNRDIDATGYISTPAPLTTLLWRVVVMSDGHYYEGYASVFDSPSDVTLNAYNTTPSLIKPIDNQWGIQRLQWFTKGFYSIRQQTDNVILSDLRMGMECQYVFNFVVGEQADSGIKVGSFERLSQRPSFSNAGNIWQRIWQPEVSLASPLAKNNCSLP, from the coding sequence ATGGATTCTTTAACACAAGTCGCATTAGGCAGTGCCGTAGGCTACGCGGTACTAGGCAATAAAGTAGGTAGAAAAGCCGTTGCGTGGGGCGCTATTTTAGGCACTTTACCCGATCTAGATGTATTTTTACCCTATGGCGGCAGTGTAGAGGCATTTACCTATCATCGCGGTTTTAGCCATTCTTTATTTGTGCATTTATTAATAAGCCCGCTGATTGTGTGGCTAATATTAAAAATACACACAGGCATGCAGGCTTATAAAGCTCGTTGGTTTTGGTTAGTTTTTTTGTGCTTATCAACACATGCTTTATTAGATTCACTCACCGTTTATGGTACTCAGCTAATGTGGCCCTTAAGTGAATACCCTTTTGGGGTATCCAGCATGTTTATTATTGACCCCCTTTACACCTTACCGTTATTAATTGGTTTAGCTTTTACTTTATTACCTAAAATAAGCACAAGTAAAGCCTATAAAATCAATGCAATTACACTTAGCCTAAGCACAGCGTATTTATGCCTTGCCTTTGTGTTTAAACTCAATATTGACGACAAGGTAAAAACAGCACTGAACAATCGCGATATTGACGCAACCGGCTATATTAGTACGCCTGCCCCGCTCACTACTTTACTTTGGCGTGTAGTAGTGATGTCTGACGGTCACTACTACGAGGGTTACGCCTCCGTGTTTGACTCGCCCAGTGATGTAACCTTAAATGCCTACAATACAACACCGTCTTTAATTAAGCCTATTGACAACCAATGGGGCATACAAAGGCTACAATGGTTTACAAAAGGGTTTTATTCTATTCGCCAGCAAACCGATAACGTGATTTTGTCAGATTTAAGAATGGGTATGGAATGCCAATATGTATTTAACTTTGTGGTAGGTGAGCAAGCTGACTCGGGTATTAAAGTGGGTAGTTTTGAGCGACTCTCTCAGCGCCCTAGTTTTAGTAATGCCGGTAATATTTGGCAGCGAATTTGGCAACCTGAAGTCTCGCTGGCATCTCCATTGGCTAAAAATAACTGCTCGTTGCCATAA